TGGTGTCCGCCGCCCGGCTGGGTAATGTTGATCTCGCTCTCCTCGCCTTCGAACCGGAAGGCAAACCATTTCTGCGTCTGCCCGCGATAGCGCCCTCGCCACGCGCGCCCTGCCACCATGGATGGCAAATCGTAGGAATACCAATCGGGCGCTTCGGCAAGCAGCCTCACGGAACGGACGCTGGTTTCCTCGTATAATTCACGTAAAGCGGCCTGATAAGGATCCTCACCAGGATCGATGCCGCCCTGGGGCATCTGCCATGCATAGCCGTCGGCGACCTGATCGCTTGTGTCGGAATGGCGCCGCCCGATGAAAACTTGGCCCTGCTTGTTGAGCAGCATGACGCCGACGCAGGAGCGGTATGGTAGCTCCTTCCTGCTCTGCGGGCTTTTGGCGTTTCTCATCAGACATTCACTCCCTTGCCTCGCCCCCAGGTTCGCCGATCATCTCAGTCATCGCCGGCTTGCGTCGATGGTTCCAAAGATCGAGCTGCAGAGTGCCGTTTCGGAAGAGTCTGCACAAGCCGTTCCGTGCGATTGTCAAAGCCTGAATGAAAAAGCCTGGCGTCCGTCGACGCCAGGCTCGATGGTCTTGTGATGCTGCCGAGCTCAGTTCGGAGTCGGCGCGGTGTTGTTGGCCGCGCCCTTGCGCACGCCGTGGAGCAGATCATAAGCCGCCAGGAGCTGCTTGTCCTTGGCCGGATCCGGCGGAACGTAAGCGGAGGAACCGCCGCGCTCTTCCTTCTCGCCGCCGTTCTGCAGGTGACCGCGCAGACCGGCTTCACCCTTGGTCTCATCCTTGCCCTTCAGATCGTCGGGCACGTCCTGCAGCACCTCGATGTCAGGATCGATGCCTTTGGCCTGAATCGAGCGACCCGACGGAGTGTAGTAGCGCGCCGTGGTCAGGCGCACCGCGCCGTTGCCGCCGAGCGGGATGATGGTCTGCACGGAGCCCTTGCCGAAAGAGCGGGTGCCGAGCACCGTCGCACGCTTGTGGTCCTGCAGGGCGCCGGCCACGATCTCAGATGCGGAAGCCGAGCCGCCGTTCACGAGCACGACGAGCGGCTTACCCTTGGTCAGGTCGCCGGCCTTGGCGCTGAAGCGCTGCGTATCCTCCGCGTTGCGGCTGCGGGTCGAGACGATCTCGCCGCGATCGAGGAAGGCGTCGGAGACCATGATCGCCTGATCGAGCAGACCGCCCGGGTTATTGCGCAGGTCGATGACGAAGCCTGACACCTTGTCGGCGCCGATATCCTGGGTGAGCTTCTCGATTCCCGAGCGCAGACCATCATAGGTCTGCTCGTTGAACTGCGTGATGCGCAGGACGCCGATATCGCCTTCGGCGCGGGCGCGCACCGGCCGGACCTTGATGGTCTCGCGGGTCAGCTTCACCTCGATCGGATCCTTCGATTCCTTACGCTGGATCTTCAGCGTCACCGAGGAATTGACCGGGCCGCGCATCTTGTCGACGGCTTGGTTCAGGTTGAGGCCCTGAACCTGGTCGCCGTCGATCTGGGTGATCACGTCGTTGGCCAGGATGCCGGCGCGGGACGCCGGCGTGTCGTCGATCGGCGTCACCACCTTCACGAGGCCGTCTTCCATCGTCACTTCGATGCCGAGACCGCCGAATTCACCGCGGGTCTGGACCTGCATGTCGCGGAAGCTCTTGGCATCCATGTAGCTCGAATGCGGATCGAGCGAGGTCAGCATGCCGTTGATGGCGGACTCGACGAGCTTCGATTCGTCGGGCTTCTCGACGTAATCCGTACGGACCTTCTCGAAGACGTCTCCGAAAAGGCTCAGCTGTCGGTAGGTATCGGCCGAGGCGGCAACTGCGCCCGAGGTCATCAGGCTTGTCTGCGACACCATGGTCGCGCCGCCTGCGCCGATAGCCACACCGAGAATCAATAGGGAGAGTTTGCGCATTATCCGCGAACCTTTTCGCTTTGCGATTTCGCCCACCAGGGACCTGGGTCGATCGAACCGCCGTCTTTCCTGAACTCAACATAGAGGACGGGGTTGTTCTTTTCTATGGCAGATCCTGTCAGACTCATGGCGGAGATATCCCCCATGGTCGCAACTGGCTCGCCAGCGAGCACGAATTGCCCGACGTCGACGTTGATTTGGTCCATACCGGCCAGAAGAACATAATATCCTCCGCCCGCATTGATGATCAAGAGGCGACCGTAAGACCGAAAGGGCCCGGCGAAGGCAACCCAGCCGTCCGCCGGTGATACGACAGCTGCCTTCGGACGAGTGGTGATCGAAATGCCGCGCGTCGTTCCGCCATAGCCGTCATCCGAACCGAAATTCGATGTCACGTCCCCGCTGACGGGCCTCGGGAGCAAGCCCTTCGCCTCCGAAAACGGGATCTTGGGCGCCAGCCGGGCCGGATCGCGGAAGGCAGCCTGGGCGAAACGCTCCTTCGCCTCGCGTTCCTGCGCCTCGGCCGCCTTGCGGGCCTCCTCGGCTGCCCTTTGGGCGCTGGCGATTTCAGCCTCCATCCGGTCGATCAACTCTTTGAGAGTTCCCGCCTGGCGGGCGAGTTCCGCCGCCTTGTCCCGCTCGGCCCCGTAATTGCGCTCCACCTGGGACATGCGGCTCTGACGGGCATCCATGAGAGCGGTCAGGCGCTGCTGCTCGCCGTTCAAAGTCCCCAGTTCCGCATCGAGAGTGGTGCGATCGATCGCGATCGCCTCCTTGAGGCGGACCAGCTCGGCAAGATCCGAGGCCAGAACCTCGGCTTCGGCCCTGAGTTCGGGCAGCACCGCCCCCAGCATGATGGAGGCCCGCACGGCCTCGAGCATGTCCTCCGGCCGTACCAGGACGGCGGGCGGCGGGCGGCGGCCCATGCGCTGGAGGGCCGCGAAGACTTCGACGATCACGCCGCGGCGGCTCTCCAGGGAGCGGCGAATGGCCGCTTCGGAGGCCCTCAGCGTCTGGAGGCGCTGCTCCAGCCCCCGAATCCGGTCCTCCGTCTCCCGAACCCGCCCCGCGGTTTCGATCAGAGTTGCATTGAGCTTGGCCCGGTCCGTCCTGATGGTCTCGATCTCGGCCGCGAGGCGCCTCTGGGCTTCGGCGCTCGCGTTCATGGCCTCTTCCAGGACTTTGAGGTCGTTCTGGCGCTTCCTTTTCTCCTCCTCGGTCTCCGGCGCGGCCTTCGAAGTGCTGGCCGCAGGCGCAGGCGCCTGCTGGGCCCGGACCGGGCCCAGGGCGGAGACCACCAGGCATGCGGCAAAGCCCAAGGCTTTGCAGGAGGAGGGATTCATGGGGCGGATCATTCGTCAGGAATCATCGTGACCGGCACGATGATAAGGGTGCCCGGCAATGATTGTCAGCGCCCTATAAACCTGCTCGGCCACGAGCGCTCGGACAATCTGGTGCGGCATCGTGAGCGCACCGAAGGAAACCACCAGTTCGGCCCGCCGGCGGATCTTGGGATCGAGTCCGTCGGGCCCTCCGATCACGCAGGCCACCCCGGCCCGGCCCTCGTCGCGCCACTGCCTGATTCGCTCGGCGAAAGCCTCGCTCGAAGGGCTTTTGCCGCGCTCGTCGAACACGATCAGCACGGAGGATCCGGCCTTTTCCAGGAGGGCGTCAGCTTCTTCCGCGCGGCGGTCGTCATCCCGGCGCGCCCGGCTCTCCGGCAACTCGACAATGTCGAGGCCGGCCAG
This window of the Microvirga sp. TS319 genome carries:
- a CDS encoding RNA pyrophosphohydrolase, which translates into the protein MRNAKSPQSRKELPYRSCVGVMLLNKQGQVFIGRRHSDTSDQVADGYAWQMPQGGIDPGEDPYQAALRELYEETSVRSVRLLAEAPDWYSYDLPSMVAGRAWRGRYRGQTQKWFAFRFEGEESEINITQPGGGHHKPEFDEWRWEEMHRLPELIIPFKRGVYENVVSAFGHLAPQETGA
- a CDS encoding S41 family peptidase; translated protein: MRKLSLLILGVAIGAGGATMVSQTSLMTSGAVAASADTYRQLSLFGDVFEKVRTDYVEKPDESKLVESAINGMLTSLDPHSSYMDAKSFRDMQVQTRGEFGGLGIEVTMEDGLVKVVTPIDDTPASRAGILANDVITQIDGDQVQGLNLNQAVDKMRGPVNSSVTLKIQRKESKDPIEVKLTRETIKVRPVRARAEGDIGVLRITQFNEQTYDGLRSGIEKLTQDIGADKVSGFVIDLRNNPGGLLDQAIMVSDAFLDRGEIVSTRSRNAEDTQRFSAKAGDLTKGKPLVVLVNGGSASASEIVAGALQDHKRATVLGTRSFGKGSVQTIIPLGGNGAVRLTTARYYTPSGRSIQAKGIDPDIEVLQDVPDDLKGKDETKGEAGLRGHLQNGGEKEERGGSSAYVPPDPAKDKQLLAAYDLLHGVRKGAANNTAPTPN
- a CDS encoding murein hydrolase activator EnvC — translated: MNPSSCKALGFAACLVVSALGPVRAQQAPAPAASTSKAAPETEEEKRKRQNDLKVLEEAMNASAEAQRRLAAEIETIRTDRAKLNATLIETAGRVRETEDRIRGLEQRLQTLRASEAAIRRSLESRRGVIVEVFAALQRMGRRPPPAVLVRPEDMLEAVRASIMLGAVLPELRAEAEVLASDLAELVRLKEAIAIDRTTLDAELGTLNGEQQRLTALMDARQSRMSQVERNYGAERDKAAELARQAGTLKELIDRMEAEIASAQRAAEEARKAAEAQEREAKERFAQAAFRDPARLAPKIPFSEAKGLLPRPVSGDVTSNFGSDDGYGGTTRGISITTRPKAAVVSPADGWVAFAGPFRSYGRLLIINAGGGYYVLLAGMDQINVDVGQFVLAGEPVATMGDISAMSLTGSAIEKNNPVLYVEFRKDGGSIDPGPWWAKSQSEKVRG
- the rlmH gene encoding 23S rRNA (pseudouridine(1915)-N(3))-methyltransferase RlmH — encoded protein: MRLSLLAVGRLKSGPERELVERYRQRVDGMGRALGLAGLDIVELPESRARRDDDRRAEEADALLEKAGSSVLIVFDERGKSPSSEAFAERIRQWRDEGRAGVACVIGGPDGLDPKIRRRAELVVSFGALTMPHQIVRALVAEQVYRALTIIAGHPYHRAGHDDS